One Sparus aurata chromosome 5, fSpaAur1.1, whole genome shotgun sequence genomic window carries:
- the tm2d2 gene encoding TM2 domain-containing protein 2, translated as MISLSYILLCGQFLLLLTVILLQCLEGIHSQNSTTTETPASSPVQGTTALSFGEQPPENGKYEISINSTEQYEYRPPSPVVLCSYLPEEFIYCQDPVDHAGNHSAFLEMGHGCVGWGGQTQKEVNHTPVICTALDAIECAGPREFLRGNVPCIKYSGHYFITTLLYSFFLGCFGVDRFCLGHTGTAVGKLLTLGGLGIWWFVDLILLITGGLMPSDYSNWCTYY; from the exons ATGATTTCACTGAGCTATATTCTGTTGTGTGGACAGTTCTTGCTCCTACTGACGGTGATTCTGTTACAATGTCTGGAAGGAATTCACTCCCAAAATTCAACGACGACAGAGactcctgcttcttctcctgtcCAGGGAACTACAGCGCTGTCGTTCGGCGAGCAGCCGCCCGAAAACGGGAAATATGAAATATCGATTAATTCTACAGAGCAGTATGAGTACAGACCCCCTTCTCCAGTCGTCCTCTGCAGCTATCT ACCAGAGGAATTCATCTACTGCCAAGACCCAGTAGATCATGCAGGCAACCATAGCGCCTTTCTGGAAATGGGCCATGGTTGTGTCGGG TGGGGTGGCCAGACTCAAAAAGAGGTGAACCACACACCGGTTATCTGTACTGCACTCGATGCTATAGAGTGTGCCGGACCGAGAGAATTCCTCAGAGGAAATGTACCCTGTATCAA ATACTCCGGACACTACTTCATCACCACGCTGTTGTACTCCTTTTTCCTGGGTTGTTTTGGGGTCGATCGTTTCTGCCTGGGCCACACTGGCACAGCTGTCGGGAAGCTGCTCACCTTGGGCGGCCTGGGAATTTGGTGGTTTGTCGACTTGATCTTGCTCATTACTGGCGGCCTGATGCCCAGTGACTACAGCAACTGGTGCACTTACTACTGA